The window ACAATTTCTGCTGATGATTATAAATATATTTTTGAGCATGCTGAAGTGAAAATGGTATTTGTTGGAAACGATGAAATCTACCAAAAAGCGAAAATTGCTACAGAAGATACTGAGATCAAAATTCTTTCTTTTGATCAATTGGATGCTTGTCAGAATTGGGAAGATTTCATGAAATCCGGAGAATCTGGAAACTTGGCTGATCTTGAATCCAAAAAAGAAAAAATCAAATCTGACGATCTTTTTACTATCATTTATACTTCTGGTACGACTGGCCGACCAAAAGGAGTTATGTTAAGTCACAGAAATATCATTCACAACTTAATGGCTGTGGAAGATAGATTAGTTATTCCAAAAGGAACATCAAAAGCATTAAGTTTTTTACCCCTTTGTCATATTTACGAACGTACGGGATCATTTTGTTTTATGTATATGGGGGTTTCCATTTACTATGCTGAAAGCATGGAAACAATTGGTGAAAACCTCAAAGAAGTTCAGCCTCAAGTTTTCAATACAGTGCCAAGGCTATTGGAGAAAGTTTATGATAAAATCGTCGCTAAAGGTTATGATTTGACAGGTTTAAAAAGGTCATTATTTTTTTGGGCATTAAATTTAGGATTAAAGTACGAACCCAATAAGTCCCAAGGATTTTGGTATGATTTCCAACTAAACTTGGCAAATAAAATCATATTCAGCAAATGGAGAGAAGCTTTAGGTGGTAATATCTTACAAATCAATTCTGGAGCATCAGCTTTGCAACCTCGTTTGGCAAGAGTTTTTTGGAGTGCCGGGATTCCAGTCTGTGAAGGATATGGATTGACAGAGACTTCACCTGTGGTTTCAGCTTCTGTTTGTAATCTGAGAGATATTCGAATAGGATATGTTGGGAAATTAGTCAATGAAGTTCAAGTTAAAATCGCTGAAGACGGAGAAATCCTGGTCAAAGGACCGAATGTCATGCAAGGATACTACAAACAGCCTGATATGACCAACGATGTCATCAAAGATGGTTGGTTCCATACTGGAGATATTGGAGAGCTTCACGAAGGAGATTACTTGAAAATTACCGATAGGAAAAAAGAGATGTTCAAGACATCTGGTGGAAAATACATTGCGCCACAGCCAATGGAAAATAAATTCAAGGAATCTTCCCTTATTGAGCAATTGATAGTGGTTGGAGAAAATAAGAATTATCCTGCTGCATTAATTGTCCCTAGCTTCGATGGTCTGAGAGAATATTGCAAGCATAAGGATATCCCATATACTTCTGACGAAGAAATGATCCAAAAGCCTGATATGATTGAAAAGTATCAAAGAGAGATCGATCAATTGAACAAGTATTTTGGAAAATGGGAGCAAATCAAAAGATTCAAATTACTTCCAAAGTCTTGGGGAATAGAATCTGGTGAAATGACGCCTACAATGAAACTGAAGAGAAAAGTCATTCACAGTAAATTTGAAAAAGAGATCGAGGGACTATATAGTTAATTGAGTTATCAATTGAATAGTTAAAAAAGTGATTAAAAGATTCAACATAATCTTTTAATCACTTTTTCTATTTAGTAAAGATTCAAATTTTTTAAGAAACTTATTTTGGTATGATCGGTTTTCTATACCATTTTATATTAAAATTCGTAGTAAATAATATTAAATCAGAATAATATTTCTTTATAGTAAAATAAAACATTTTTATATTTCTTCTGCATGCATAACTTTTTTGAAAAATAGTATGTATGCATAACAAATTTTTCCTAAATTGTACATGTAAATATCAATATGCCTATGAAACGTGAAGAAACGGTAGATTTCCATATTAAAAGCTCTTGGCATGCGATCTCTAGAATGTACAATCAGAAGGCAGCTTTAGAGGATTTTACTGCGTCTATCGGCTATGTTTTGATCAATATCAATTCAAAAGATGGAACACCTGCAACTAAAATCGCTCCACTGATGGGACTGGAAGCTCGTAGCTTGACTAGGATGCTTAAGACCATGGAGGAAAAAGGATTGATTTATAGAAAGCAGGATCCCGTGGACATGAGGTCAGTCAGAATTTATTTGACTGATGAAGGAAAACGAAAGAAAGAAATCTCTGTTGAAACCATAAAGAATTTCAACGTTCATGTTAGAGAAGAAGTCACTGAAGAAGAATTAGATACATTTTTCAAAGTCTTCCATAAAATCAATCAAACAATAGAAAAAATTCAATTAGAAACGATAAACCCAAATCAGTACAAGAGTAAAGTGTACGAACTCTAAACCAATATAATCTTATGAAAAAAACAATTCAAAAAGTTGCCATTTTAGGTTCAGGAGTGATGGGATCGAGGATTGCTTGCCACTTCGCCAATATCGGTGTGCAGGTCTTGCTTCTTGATATCATTCCACGGGAACTTACTGATGATGAAAAGAAAAAGGGACTCAGCCTTGAGGACAAAGTAGTAAGGAATAGGCTTGTAGATACCGCTTTGCAAACTACACTGAAGAATAAGCCGGCATCGCTTTATGATTCAGCCAATGTAGAAAGAATTACAACAGGAAATTTTGAAGACGATTTGCCAAAAATCAAAGATTATGATTGGGTAATGGAAGTTGTCGTAGAAAGATTGGATATCAAACAATCACTTTTTGAAAAAGTAGAGAAATACAGAAAGCCTGGGACATTGATTACTTCGAATACTTCTGGAATTCCAATGCAGCTAATGTGTGAAGGTAGGTCAGAAGATTTTCAAGTCAATTTTGCAGGAACGCATTTTTTCAATCCTCCGAGGTATTTGAGATTATTGGAAATTATCCCTGGGCCAAAAACCAATCCTGAAATCATCGATTTTTTGATGGATTATGGAGATAGATTTTTAGGAAAAGAAACCGTTTTGTGTAAAGATACTCCTGCTTTTATTGCCAATAGAATCGGTGTCTATGCGATAATTTCAGGAATGCATGCCATTGAGAAAATGGGATTGGGTGTCTCTGAGGTAGATAAATTAACTGGTACGATTATCGGTCGTGCAAAGTCTGCTACTTTCCGAACTATGGATGTTGTTGGCTTGGATACGACAGTAAATGTTGCCAACAATCTCTACAAAACACTCGAACATGATGAATCCAGAGACAAATTTAAATTACCAAATATTGTCAAAGTACTTTATGACAACAAATGGTGGGGAGATAAGACAGGCCAAGGTTATTTCAAAATGATCCGTCATGATGATGGAAGAAAAGA is drawn from Belliella baltica DSM 15883 and contains these coding sequences:
- a CDS encoding AMP-dependent synthetase/ligase; the encoded protein is MQINRIFDIINYQIATYDKEIALAQKLNGAWKTYSSKEFKSIVDNLSLAFISAGIAPSEKVAIISDNRPEWNFIDLALQQIGAISVPMYPTISADDYKYIFEHAEVKMVFVGNDEIYQKAKIATEDTEIKILSFDQLDACQNWEDFMKSGESGNLADLESKKEKIKSDDLFTIIYTSGTTGRPKGVMLSHRNIIHNLMAVEDRLVIPKGTSKALSFLPLCHIYERTGSFCFMYMGVSIYYAESMETIGENLKEVQPQVFNTVPRLLEKVYDKIVAKGYDLTGLKRSLFFWALNLGLKYEPNKSQGFWYDFQLNLANKIIFSKWREALGGNILQINSGASALQPRLARVFWSAGIPVCEGYGLTETSPVVSASVCNLRDIRIGYVGKLVNEVQVKIAEDGEILVKGPNVMQGYYKQPDMTNDVIKDGWFHTGDIGELHEGDYLKITDRKKEMFKTSGGKYIAPQPMENKFKESSLIEQLIVVGENKNYPAALIVPSFDGLREYCKHKDIPYTSDEEMIQKPDMIEKYQREIDQLNKYFGKWEQIKRFKLLPKSWGIESGEMTPTMKLKRKVIHSKFEKEIEGLYS
- a CDS encoding MarR family winged helix-turn-helix transcriptional regulator: MKREETVDFHIKSSWHAISRMYNQKAALEDFTASIGYVLININSKDGTPATKIAPLMGLEARSLTRMLKTMEEKGLIYRKQDPVDMRSVRIYLTDEGKRKKEISVETIKNFNVHVREEVTEEELDTFFKVFHKINQTIEKIQLETINPNQYKSKVYEL